In Rathayibacter sp. VKM Ac-2762, one DNA window encodes the following:
- a CDS encoding DNA-3-methyladenine glycosylase I: MSTADGLVEGEDGLVRCAWSGADPEYRRYHDEEWGTPLHGDRPLFEKISLEAFQSGLSWITILRKRPGFREAFDGFDPARVARYDDTDVERLMEDSGIIRNRAKIIATRDNARAVLALLEQRGEGALDELVWSFHDPDVEDRVVRAADVPATTPGSTALARALKAAGLRFVGPTTAYALMQSAGVVDDHLTGCWRRR, translated from the coding sequence ATGAGCACGGCCGACGGACTCGTCGAGGGAGAGGACGGCCTGGTCCGCTGCGCCTGGAGCGGCGCGGATCCGGAGTACCGCCGCTACCACGACGAGGAATGGGGCACCCCGCTGCACGGAGATCGCCCGCTGTTCGAGAAGATCTCCCTCGAGGCGTTCCAGTCCGGCCTCTCCTGGATCACGATCCTCCGCAAGCGGCCGGGGTTCCGCGAGGCCTTCGACGGCTTCGATCCGGCCCGCGTCGCCCGGTACGACGACACCGATGTCGAGCGGCTGATGGAGGACAGCGGCATCATCCGGAACCGCGCGAAGATCATCGCCACCCGGGACAACGCCCGGGCCGTGCTCGCGCTCCTGGAGCAGAGAGGCGAGGGCGCGCTCGACGAGCTCGTGTGGTCCTTCCACGATCCGGACGTCGAGGACCGGGTGGTCCGAGCCGCCGACGTCCCTGCGACGACGCCCGGGTCGACGGCGCTCGCGCGAGCGCTGAAGGCCGCCGGGCTCCGCTTCGTCGGACCGACCACCGCGTACGCGCTGATGCAGTCGGCCGGAGTCGTCGACGACCACCTCACCGGCTGCTGGCGCCGACGCTGA